Proteins from a single region of Barnesiella propionica:
- a CDS encoding aminoacyl-histidine dipeptidase, with amino-acid sequence MEVKDLKPELIWKYFDAITKVPRPSKKEEKIREFLLGFAKEHKLDAKVDKTGNVVITKDATEGYECAPTVVMQSHMDMVCEKNGGVEHDFDKDPIDTYIDGEWVKARGTTLGADNGIGMAAELAVLASDNLKHGKLQALFTVDEETGLTGAFGMEEGFFDGDYLLNLDSEDEAEIFIGCAGGIDTTSTFTYQRAMTPENYFYLRIDVSNLLGGHSGGDIHLGRGNANKILARFLWQCMKKYDMVLCSIDGGNLRNAIPREATAVIGVHQAAKEDVRADLNHYIPVIEDELRGIEPSVKITMESVDEPEFCIDHETAWNLVNALYAIPHGVIAMSRDIPGLVETSTNLASVKMKNENEIVVATSQRSSVESEKYNIAHQIESIFLLAKSKPTHGDGYPGWKPNMHSKIMETAVAAYEELYKVTPAIKAIHAGLECGLFLQKYPHLDMISFGPTLQGVHSPDEKMHIPAVEKFWNHLVRILEKVAEEKK; translated from the coding sequence ATGGAAGTAAAAGATTTAAAACCGGAACTTATCTGGAAATATTTCGATGCTATTACAAAAGTACCGCGGCCTTCTAAAAAGGAAGAAAAAATAAGGGAATTCCTGCTTGGTTTTGCGAAGGAGCATAAACTGGATGCAAAAGTGGACAAAACAGGAAATGTCGTGATTACCAAGGATGCTACCGAAGGATATGAATGCGCTCCTACTGTTGTCATGCAGTCGCATATGGATATGGTGTGTGAAAAGAACGGCGGTGTAGAACATGATTTTGATAAAGATCCTATCGATACGTACATAGACGGTGAATGGGTTAAAGCGCGTGGAACCACTTTGGGGGCTGATAACGGAATAGGGATGGCCGCTGAACTGGCTGTTCTTGCATCGGATAATTTGAAACACGGAAAATTACAGGCGTTATTTACTGTAGATGAGGAAACGGGTCTTACCGGTGCATTCGGAATGGAAGAGGGTTTCTTTGACGGAGATTATCTTTTAAATCTTGACTCGGAAGACGAGGCGGAAATCTTTATCGGGTGTGCCGGGGGTATAGATACTACGTCTACATTCACTTATCAACGTGCGATGACTCCTGAGAACTATTTTTATCTTCGTATTGATGTAAGTAATCTTTTGGGTGGTCACTCCGGAGGAGATATACATTTGGGCCGGGGAAATGCGAATAAGATACTGGCTCGTTTTTTATGGCAATGTATGAAAAAATACGATATGGTGTTATGCAGTATCGACGGAGGAAATCTGCGGAATGCAATTCCCCGCGAGGCTACTGCGGTCATAGGAGTGCATCAGGCTGCTAAAGAAGATGTGAGAGCTGATCTGAACCACTATATTCCGGTAATAGAAGACGAACTCAGAGGGATAGAGCCGAGTGTTAAGATTACTATGGAATCGGTGGACGAACCGGAGTTTTGTATCGATCATGAAACGGCCTGGAACCTTGTTAATGCCTTATATGCCATACCTCACGGGGTTATTGCTATGAGTCGTGATATTCCAGGGTTGGTGGAAACCTCTACTAACCTGGCTTCGGTAAAAATGAAGAATGAGAATGAGATCGTTGTTGCAACGAGCCAACGTAGCTCTGTCGAGTCGGAGAAATATAATATTGCTCATCAGATAGAAAGTATATTCCTTTTGGCAAAATCCAAACCTACGCATGGCGACGGTTATCCCGGATGGAAACCTAATATGCATTCTAAAATTATGGAGACAGCGGTAGCAGCTTATGAAGAACTTTATAAGGTAACTCCGGCTATTAAAGCGATCCATGCCGGTCTGGAATGCGGTTTGTTCCTGCAAAAATATCCACATCTGGATATGATTTCTTTTGGCCCTACTTTGCAGGGGGTACATTCTCCTGATGAAAAGATGCATATTCCGGCAGTAGAAAAATTCTGGAATCATCTGGTACGTATATTGGAAAAGGTGGCCGAAGAAAAGAAATAA
- a CDS encoding 4-hydroxy-3-methylbut-2-enyl diphosphate reductase — MVKVEIDKNSGFCFGVVNAIKKAEEELDKTGQLYCLGDIVHNSNEVERLKAKGLITIDHEQFKKLHHVKVLLRAHGEPPETYRIAEKNDIEIIDATCPVVLQLQRKIKQSFDNNEPDKTQIVIYGKLGHAEVNGLVGQTHGTAVVIEHAEDIKRIDFSKSIRLYSQTTKSVEGFSNMAHQIAEKKGGNDFESFDTICRQVANRIPNIRNFAQQHDLILFVCGKKSSNGKVLFEECCQVNPESRMVSDVSEILPEWLEKKESIGICGATSTPRWLMSEVADYVKQMLGQDE, encoded by the coding sequence ATGGTAAAAGTTGAAATCGATAAAAACTCCGGATTCTGCTTCGGGGTAGTCAATGCCATCAAAAAAGCAGAAGAAGAACTGGACAAGACCGGACAATTATATTGTCTGGGCGATATCGTGCACAACAGCAACGAAGTAGAACGCTTAAAAGCAAAAGGACTCATCACCATCGACCATGAACAATTTAAGAAACTTCACCACGTAAAAGTATTGCTCCGCGCCCATGGAGAACCTCCCGAAACATACCGCATAGCCGAAAAAAACGACATCGAAATAATCGATGCCACATGTCCTGTCGTATTACAACTACAGAGGAAAATAAAACAATCGTTCGACAACAACGAACCGGATAAGACCCAAATTGTTATTTATGGAAAACTGGGACATGCCGAAGTAAATGGACTTGTGGGGCAAACTCATGGAACAGCGGTCGTTATAGAACACGCCGAAGACATAAAACGCATTGATTTCAGCAAGTCGATACGGCTTTATTCGCAAACGACCAAATCGGTAGAAGGATTCAGTAATATGGCGCACCAAATAGCAGAAAAAAAAGGAGGAAATGATTTTGAATCGTTCGATACCATCTGTAGGCAAGTAGCCAACCGCATTCCTAACATTAGGAATTTCGCACAGCAACATGACCTCATACTTTTTGTATGTGGAAAAAAAAGTTCCAACGGAAAAGTCCTTTTTGAAGAATGTTGCCAGGTAAACCCTGAATCACGCATGGTTTCCGATGTAAGCGAAATATTACCCGAATGGCTTGAAAAAAAAGAAAGCATAGGTATTTGCGGAGCCACATCCACTCCACGTTGGCTGATGTCCGAAGTAGCCGATTATGTAAAACAGATGCTGGGACAGGACGAATAA
- a CDS encoding OmpH family outer membrane protein yields the protein MKTITHVIFAVATVAIALLFVQCKSETKSTDKAATGTDSPSVTSERLPIAYIDNDSLLAKYNYAKDLSESLMRRMENENANFNEKARQLQNDKIDFQRKLQNNAFLSQERAEQEAQRIARKEADLQKLGQQKEQELMLEQQKTLMAVSDSINSFIKEYNKTKKYQAILYKAATIYIDESYNITDEVVDMLNKRYNPAKK from the coding sequence ATGAAAACTATTACCCATGTTATCTTTGCTGTAGCAACTGTCGCTATTGCATTGTTATTTGTTCAATGCAAATCAGAGACAAAAAGTACCGATAAAGCCGCTACCGGCACGGACAGCCCTTCGGTTACTTCCGAAAGATTGCCTATAGCATACATAGATAACGATTCGCTTCTTGCAAAATATAACTATGCCAAAGATCTATCAGAATCATTGATGAGACGAATGGAGAACGAAAACGCCAACTTCAATGAAAAAGCACGCCAATTACAAAACGATAAAATAGATTTCCAGCGGAAACTGCAGAACAATGCTTTTCTTTCCCAGGAAAGAGCAGAACAAGAAGCTCAGCGCATAGCACGCAAAGAAGCCGATCTGCAAAAACTGGGACAACAGAAAGAACAAGAACTGATGTTGGAACAACAAAAAACACTGATGGCTGTAAGTGATTCGATCAATTCCTTCATCAAAGAATATAATAAAACAAAGAAATACCAGGCAATACTCTATAAAGCCGCTACTATTTATATAGACGAGTCTTACAATATTACGGACGAAGTCGTAGATATGCTTAACAAGCGATATAATCCGGCAAAAAAATAA
- a CDS encoding HD family phosphohydrolase, giving the protein MKAKNQSHKHIWILQALFFIAAVSVLTYFFPREGKFRYNFQEGKPWKYGLLTASFDFPIYKSDERIAYEKDSLLRNFEPFFSAEKEIAKSNISALEKTLKSYQEMPVPYYLYEKIIQSVKKIYDDGIVSSEVYDQIQNNKIKSVRIIDKNIAKEYPVQSFRSARKAYETVLEEFPDVYTRHILQSCNLNDYLAENMKYDSITTNKFKEDLLQRVSLSSGVVQAGERIVDRGEIITPQTYLILKSLETVTLKKNTNNNLQEKTVIGQVIVFTCLLLFFYLFLALFRPGIFNDLRKLGFLMMLIVGISLAAFFLAKFRLLGLYLVPFAIIPIVTVTFLDSRVALYVHIITVLICSFCAPFALEFIFLQIIAGMTAIDSLSDMVKRSQLVRTAILVYISYCITYTGYTMLTEGDLNKLNLDMFLYLGINCICILFAYLIIFFFEKIFGFVSTVTLVELSDVNNPLLRQLSEECPGTFQHTLQVSNLAAEAANKIGARSQLARTGALYHDIGKLKNPAFFTENQSGVNPHSTLPFEQSAQIIISHVKDGAKMADKQMLPLPIRDFILMHHGRGKAKYFYNSYCNKYPDKPVDEEKFMYPGPNPNTKETGIVMMADSVEAASRSLKEYTEESISKLVNSIIDGQVSEGLLKQTPLSFRDVEIIKQTFIEKLKTIYHTRISYPELNSDNKEEKENAYKSFLDIGSILKNK; this is encoded by the coding sequence ATGAAAGCTAAAAACCAATCTCATAAACATATATGGATATTACAGGCTCTATTCTTTATTGCGGCCGTATCGGTGCTTACCTATTTTTTCCCCCGGGAAGGAAAATTCAGGTATAATTTTCAGGAAGGAAAACCTTGGAAATACGGACTACTTACCGCATCTTTCGATTTTCCCATATATAAAAGCGATGAACGCATAGCTTACGAAAAAGATAGCTTGTTACGAAACTTCGAACCGTTCTTTTCCGCAGAAAAAGAAATAGCCAAAAGCAACATAAGCGCACTGGAAAAAACGTTGAAATCTTATCAGGAAATGCCGGTTCCCTATTACCTATATGAAAAAATCATACAATCGGTAAAAAAAATATACGACGACGGTATTGTTTCTTCCGAAGTATATGACCAGATACAAAACAATAAAATAAAATCGGTACGGATAATCGATAAAAACATTGCGAAAGAATATCCCGTACAGTCGTTCCGTTCGGCACGGAAAGCGTACGAAACCGTACTGGAAGAATTTCCCGATGTATATACCCGGCACATACTGCAATCATGCAACCTCAATGATTATCTTGCGGAAAACATGAAATATGACAGTATCACCACCAATAAGTTCAAAGAGGACCTTTTACAAAGGGTTTCGCTCTCTTCCGGCGTCGTACAGGCGGGAGAACGTATCGTTGACCGGGGAGAAATTATAACTCCGCAAACTTACCTGATCCTTAAATCACTGGAAACAGTCACCTTAAAAAAGAACACGAACAATAACTTACAAGAAAAAACAGTTATAGGACAAGTCATTGTATTTACCTGTCTCCTCCTTTTTTTCTATCTTTTCCTCGCATTGTTCCGTCCCGGAATATTCAACGACCTGCGTAAACTTGGTTTCCTGATGATGTTGATCGTTGGCATATCACTGGCAGCATTCTTCCTGGCAAAATTCCGTTTGCTGGGACTGTATCTGGTTCCTTTTGCCATAATCCCTATCGTTACGGTTACTTTTCTGGATTCCCGTGTTGCATTATACGTACACATTATCACAGTACTTATCTGTTCATTCTGCGCACCCTTTGCTCTGGAATTTATCTTTCTTCAGATAATCGCCGGAATGACGGCAATCGACAGCCTGAGCGACATGGTAAAACGCTCCCAACTGGTACGTACGGCCATATTGGTATATATTTCATACTGTATTACATACACCGGATATACCATGTTAACCGAAGGAGACCTGAATAAACTCAATCTGGATATGTTCCTTTATCTGGGAATAAATTGTATCTGCATATTATTCGCATACCTCATCATCTTCTTTTTTGAAAAAATATTCGGATTCGTATCTACCGTTACCTTAGTCGAATTATCCGATGTAAATAATCCCCTGTTAAGACAATTGTCCGAAGAATGTCCCGGAACTTTCCAGCACACCCTGCAGGTTTCCAATCTGGCTGCAGAAGCGGCAAATAAAATCGGAGCCCGTTCCCAACTGGCACGTACGGGAGCACTTTATCACGACATAGGGAAATTAAAGAATCCGGCATTTTTCACCGAGAACCAGTCCGGAGTGAACCCGCACAGTACATTACCGTTTGAACAAAGTGCCCAAATCATTATTTCCCATGTAAAAGACGGTGCTAAAATGGCCGACAAACAAATGCTACCATTACCTATCCGCGATTTCATTCTCATGCACCACGGTAGAGGTAAAGCCAAATATTTCTATAATTCATATTGCAATAAATATCCCGATAAACCGGTAGACGAAGAAAAATTCATGTACCCGGGCCCCAATCCTAACACCAAAGAAACAGGAATAGTAATGATGGCCGATTCAGTAGAAGCAGCTTCACGCAGCTTGAAAGAATATACCGAAGAATCTATTTCAAAACTGGTAAACAGCATCATTGACGGACAAGTCTCAGAAGGGCTGCTCAAACAGACTCCTCTGAGTTTTCGTGACGTGGAAATAATAAAACAAACCTTTATCGAAAAACTGAAAACCATATACCACACGCGAATAAGCTATCCCGAATTAAACTCCGACAATAAAGAAGAAAAAGAAAACGCATATAAAAGTTTTCTGGACATAGGTTCTATATTAAAAAATAAATAG
- a CDS encoding RelA/SpoT family protein: protein MESSDAKQIADEQLIEEKFQELLNGYLNSNHRKKVEIIERAFKFANEAHRGIRRRSGEPYILHPIAVARIVSQEIGLGSTSICAALLHDVVEDTEYTVEDIENLFGKKIASIVSGLTKISGGIFGDQASAQAENFRKLLLTMSEDIRVILIKMADRLHNMRTLGSMLPSKQYKIAGETLYIYAPLAHRLGLFAIKTELEDLSFKYEHPEAYKQIQQKIQYTEKDRQAIYENFAKPIEKRMKELGFKFEMKARVKSVYSIWNKMQTKHIPFEEVYDLYAVRIIFQCNNEADEKKECWNIYSIITDIYKLHPERTRDWVSRPKANGYKALHLTVMGPDGNWIEVQIRSEKMDEIAERGFAAHWKYKVGDSDEESELDVWLKTIKDILEHPEPNAIDFLDTIKLNLFSTEIFVFTPKGDLITLPTDATALDLAFTLHSDLGFHCIAAKVNHKLVPLSQKLQSGDQVEILTSKSQTPKEEWLSLVTTAKARTRLTAALRKDRRLNISKGEKIFKEFLSSNNIENDNKLITKLLNHFGLAQREELFFKIGNNDLELGESIRKFLKEKNQNIFMKYLKISFGGGNNNKQPDAEERPVIDRKQNYILKDHNGIKNYAIATCCNPIPGDDVLGYVDENETVIVHKRECPVAMRLKSSFGPRLVSTQWESGITQSFPATILIEGIDRIGILNEITRTISNELNINIRNLAIEAQEGVFHGSLNILVHDAKSVETLCRKLKKIKGVKAASRAKE from the coding sequence ATGGAAAGTTCCGATGCAAAACAAATAGCAGATGAGCAACTCATTGAAGAAAAATTTCAGGAGTTACTGAACGGATATCTCAATTCGAACCATCGCAAAAAGGTCGAAATCATCGAGCGTGCGTTTAAATTTGCCAACGAAGCCCACCGCGGTATAAGAAGGCGCTCCGGAGAACCATACATACTTCACCCCATAGCAGTAGCTCGCATAGTAAGCCAGGAAATAGGTTTGGGCTCCACATCCATATGCGCAGCCTTACTTCACGATGTTGTGGAAGATACCGAATATACGGTAGAAGATATCGAAAATCTCTTTGGAAAAAAGATAGCTTCCATTGTATCTGGACTGACCAAAATATCGGGAGGAATATTCGGAGATCAGGCTTCGGCCCAAGCTGAAAATTTCAGGAAATTATTGCTTACCATGTCCGAGGATATTCGTGTCATTCTTATTAAAATGGCAGATCGTCTGCACAATATGCGCACACTCGGGTCCATGTTACCCAGCAAGCAATATAAGATCGCAGGCGAAACTTTATACATATATGCTCCCCTGGCCCACCGGCTCGGACTTTTCGCTATTAAAACAGAATTGGAAGACCTGAGCTTCAAGTATGAGCATCCCGAAGCATATAAACAGATACAACAAAAAATACAATATACAGAAAAAGACCGGCAAGCTATCTATGAAAATTTCGCAAAGCCCATCGAAAAAAGGATGAAGGAGTTAGGCTTTAAATTCGAGATGAAAGCCCGGGTAAAATCCGTATACTCTATATGGAACAAAATGCAGACCAAACACATTCCATTCGAAGAAGTGTATGACCTGTATGCCGTCCGCATCATTTTTCAATGCAATAACGAAGCAGACGAGAAAAAAGAATGCTGGAATATATATTCTATAATAACAGACATTTACAAACTCCACCCCGAACGAACACGCGATTGGGTGAGTCGTCCTAAAGCAAACGGCTACAAAGCCCTTCACCTCACGGTTATGGGACCTGACGGAAACTGGATAGAAGTACAGATACGGAGCGAAAAAATGGACGAGATCGCAGAACGCGGTTTTGCAGCACACTGGAAATATAAAGTAGGAGACTCCGACGAGGAATCGGAATTGGACGTATGGTTAAAAACGATCAAAGATATACTTGAACATCCCGAACCGAATGCTATCGATTTTCTCGATACAATCAAACTGAATTTATTCAGTACCGAGATTTTCGTTTTCACCCCCAAAGGCGATCTTATTACACTCCCAACGGACGCTACCGCACTGGATCTGGCATTCACCCTGCACTCCGATCTCGGTTTCCATTGCATTGCCGCAAAAGTAAACCACAAACTGGTTCCTTTAAGCCAGAAACTACAAAGCGGAGACCAGGTAGAAATATTAACTTCAAAGTCCCAAACGCCCAAAGAAGAATGGCTGTCACTCGTCACCACGGCAAAAGCGAGAACAAGGCTAACAGCAGCTTTACGAAAAGACAGACGACTGAATATCTCCAAAGGAGAAAAAATATTCAAAGAATTCCTGTCCAGTAATAATATAGAAAATGACAACAAACTTATCACTAAATTATTAAATCATTTCGGACTTGCACAGCGGGAAGAATTGTTCTTCAAAATAGGGAATAATGATCTGGAATTAGGAGAAAGTATTCGTAAATTCCTAAAAGAGAAAAATCAGAATATTTTCATGAAATATCTGAAAATATCTTTCGGCGGCGGAAACAATAATAAACAGCCGGATGCGGAAGAGCGTCCCGTCATAGACAGGAAACAAAATTATATACTAAAAGATCACAACGGTATAAAAAATTACGCCATTGCAACTTGTTGCAATCCTATCCCCGGCGATGACGTATTAGGATATGTCGATGAAAATGAAACGGTTATAGTACATAAAAGAGAATGTCCCGTCGCCATGAGACTCAAAAGTAGTTTCGGTCCCCGGTTGGTATCGACGCAATGGGAGTCCGGCATAACACAATCTTTCCCGGCAACTATCCTCATTGAAGGAATAGACCGTATAGGAATACTGAACGAAATAACACGTACCATTTCCAACGAACTCAATATCAATATAAGAAATCTTGCCATAGAAGCGCAAGAAGGCGTTTTCCACGGTTCTCTCAATATTTTGGTACATGATGCAAAATCCGTTGAAACACTTTGTCGAAAACTAAAAAAAATAAAAGGTGTAAAAGCGGCAAGCCGGGCCAAAGAATAA
- the pfkA gene encoding 6-phosphofructokinase: MSAIKCIGILTSGGDAPGMNAAIRAVTRAAIYNGFEVKAIYKGYKGLITGDIEQFRTQNVSNIIQLGGTILKTARCKEFETPEGRQLAYDTLQKEHIDALVVIGGDGTLTGARIFATEFNYPIVGLPGTIDNDLYGTDTTIGYDTALNTIMDAVDKIRDTATSHERLFFIEVMGRDAGFLALNGAIATGCEAAIIPEISTEVDQLEELIKSGFRKSKNSSIVLVAESPVTGGAMHYAERVKNEYPEYDVRVTILGHIQRGGSPTAHDRILASRMGSAAIDALMEDQRNVMIGIRNDEIEYVPFNKAIKNDKPIDRELLNTLRKLSI; encoded by the coding sequence ATGTCAGCTATTAAATGTATTGGAATTTTGACATCGGGAGGAGATGCTCCCGGAATGAATGCGGCAATACGGGCCGTAACCCGTGCCGCGATTTATAACGGTTTTGAGGTAAAAGCAATTTACAAAGGTTATAAAGGATTGATCACAGGCGATATCGAACAGTTCAGAACACAAAACGTAAGTAATATTATTCAACTTGGAGGCACAATACTAAAAACAGCCCGCTGTAAAGAATTCGAAACCCCTGAAGGACGCCAGTTGGCTTACGATACTCTCCAAAAAGAACATATTGACGCACTGGTCGTGATAGGAGGAGACGGAACGTTAACGGGAGCACGTATATTCGCTACAGAGTTCAACTATCCCATAGTGGGGCTTCCGGGAACAATCGATAACGACTTGTACGGAACCGATACTACCATTGGTTACGACACGGCGCTAAATACAATTATGGACGCTGTAGATAAAATAAGGGATACGGCTACATCTCACGAACGGTTATTCTTCATCGAAGTTATGGGCCGTGATGCCGGGTTCCTCGCATTGAACGGAGCTATCGCGACAGGTTGCGAAGCGGCTATCATCCCGGAAATATCCACCGAAGTGGACCAGTTGGAAGAATTGATCAAAAGCGGTTTCCGAAAATCAAAAAACAGCAGTATCGTGCTCGTGGCAGAAAGCCCTGTGACCGGAGGTGCGATGCATTACGCCGAACGTGTGAAGAATGAATATCCAGAATATGACGTACGCGTAACCATTCTGGGACATATACAAAGGGGAGGATCTCCTACGGCACACGACCGTATCCTTGCCAGCCGTATGGGATCCGCGGCAATAGATGCTCTCATGGAAGACCAAAGAAATGTCATGATAGGTATTCGTAACGATGAAATAGAATATGTGCCTTTCAATAAAGCTATTAAAAACGACAAACCTATTGACAGGGAATTACTGAATACCCTGCGCAAACTCTCTATCTGA
- a CDS encoding PLP-dependent transferase, with amino-acid sequence MEEIGFESKILHTPFEKKDAYNSLSMPVYYTAAYEFDTAEAMEEAFCGRTTDHAYSRITNPTVQYFEDRIQAITGALSVTAFNSGMAAISNMLMTIASSGCNIITSPHLFGNTYSMMKSTLGDFNVETRFCDLTNLKETENAIDENTCAIFLEVITNPQMEVADLKALASICHKKGIPLIADTTILPFHIFKAKDFGVDIEIVSSTKYISGGATSLGGLVLDYGTFDWNKSKKLSGMSKQYGNKTFTAKLRKEIHRNLGAYMTPQAAYMQTLGLETMEVRFNRQASTCLDLAERIKSLDGIERVNYTGLKDNPYYKLSTEQFGSKPGAMFTFDLTSRDACFSFMNKLKLIRRATNLFDNKTLAIHPASTIFGTFTEEQRKSMDISQKTIRLSVGLESAHDLYNDIKQALAR; translated from the coding sequence ATGGAAGAAATAGGTTTCGAATCAAAGATACTGCATACACCGTTCGAAAAAAAGGACGCTTATAATTCATTATCCATGCCGGTTTATTATACAGCCGCTTATGAGTTCGATACAGCCGAAGCAATGGAAGAAGCATTTTGCGGACGTACAACAGACCATGCATATTCACGTATCACCAATCCTACCGTTCAATACTTCGAAGACCGCATACAAGCCATAACAGGAGCACTAAGTGTGACAGCTTTTAATTCAGGAATGGCAGCTATCAGCAATATGCTCATGACCATAGCCTCTTCGGGATGTAATATCATAACATCACCGCATCTGTTCGGGAATACCTACTCCATGATGAAAAGTACGCTGGGCGACTTTAATGTGGAAACACGTTTCTGCGATCTCACAAATTTGAAAGAAACAGAAAATGCCATAGATGAGAATACCTGTGCTATATTTCTTGAAGTGATAACAAATCCCCAAATGGAAGTAGCCGATCTGAAAGCACTTGCATCTATCTGTCACAAAAAGGGAATCCCATTAATTGCCGACACCACTATACTCCCCTTCCATATTTTCAAGGCAAAAGACTTTGGGGTGGACATCGAAATCGTCTCCAGTACAAAATACATTTCAGGAGGCGCTACCTCACTCGGAGGACTCGTCCTCGATTATGGCACATTCGACTGGAATAAATCGAAAAAACTTTCCGGCATGTCCAAGCAATACGGAAACAAAACTTTCACGGCAAAACTGCGGAAAGAGATCCACAGGAACTTAGGTGCATATATGACTCCCCAGGCAGCCTACATGCAAACTCTCGGACTGGAAACGATGGAAGTACGGTTCAACCGGCAGGCATCTACTTGTCTTGATTTAGCCGAAAGGATAAAATCACTGGACGGAATAGAACGTGTTAATTATACAGGATTAAAAGATAATCCCTATTATAAATTAAGTACTGAACAATTCGGATCCAAGCCGGGCGCCATGTTTACATTCGACCTTACTTCCCGGGATGCCTGTTTTTCTTTCATGAACAAACTGAAATTAATACGCAGGGCAACCAATCTGTTTGACAATAAAACTCTCGCCATACATCCGGCCAGCACTATTTTCGGGACATTTACCGAAGAACAGAGAAAAAGCATGGATATCAGCCAGAAAACAATCCGCCTGTCAGTAGGTCTCGAATCGGCACATGACCTGTACAACGACATAAAACAAGCCCTTGCCCGATAA
- a CDS encoding response regulator transcription factor: MRTFILADNQDITRIGMLSFINDMPGLASNILEAKNKKELTRLLLAHPDAVIILDYVLFDLAGIEDMIIIHERFHRTDWILITSELTETFIRHIYHNKAFSILLKEIQADEIKRALLQSVRSEQYICRQISNLIQSYNPDKQNNRQNLTHTETEILKLIARGYSTKEIATQRISSVHTIITHKKNIFRKLEVNTV, encoded by the coding sequence ATGAGAACTTTCATTCTCGCCGACAATCAGGATATCACCAGAATCGGCATGTTGTCTTTCATAAACGACATGCCGGGTCTGGCAAGTAATATACTGGAAGCCAAGAATAAAAAAGAATTGACACGGCTGTTATTAGCTCACCCCGACGCTGTTATTATCCTCGACTACGTTCTTTTTGATCTGGCCGGAATAGAAGATATGATTATCATTCATGAACGTTTTCATAGAACCGATTGGATACTCATTACCTCAGAACTCACCGAAACTTTCATCCGGCACATTTATCACAACAAAGCATTTAGCATCCTGCTGAAAGAGATACAGGCAGACGAAATTAAAAGAGCCCTGTTACAATCGGTACGTTCGGAACAGTACATCTGCCGACAGATATCCAATCTCATACAATCATACAACCCGGATAAACAAAACAATAGGCAGAACCTCACACATACCGAGACCGAAATATTAAAATTAATTGCCCGGGGTTATTCTACAAAAGAAATAGCAACACAAAGAATTTCAAGCGTACACACAATCATTACCCACAAAAAAAACATATTCCGCAAACTGGAAGTAAATACGGTCTAA